One genomic window of Camelina sativa cultivar DH55 chromosome 5, Cs, whole genome shotgun sequence includes the following:
- the LOC104789114 gene encoding F-box protein DOR-like codes for MKSKRQNVSEFRQTILGYHATNANEKSESIPIDLIIDIFLRLPVKSIARCRCVSKLWEKSLRLPYFTELYLTRSSAHPRLLFACEIYNELVFFSTPQTQNLCESSSSSVAPIAPSYHHMKFPLYSCYGIISPINGLVFTSGRQILKGRKISKLVSVICNPSTGESLTLPKPQTRKKISIRSYFGYDPIEKQFKVLSMTRSGDGSYKEHQVLTLGTENPTWRMIDCGITHRLSSFDDVICINGLMYFLDSDHMIVCFDVRSEKFSFIKTSFDRSSRTVMINYNGKLASLMSEGCIYNSGRGRRFDNYITGTSTSLEMWVLEDAGKHEWSKHIYELPPLWKNVLEKHTFVGVAGTNELVLSPCYASHPFYVFYYNFETKTIRRVEIEGSFKELTSDRFRRVRIFLDHVEDVNLMKRSDTS; via the exons ATGAAATCAAAGCGGCAGAACGTGTCGGAGTTTCGTCAAACCATCCTTGGATACCACGCAACGAATGCTAACGAAAAATCTGAATCAATCCCAATTGATCTCATTATCGACATATTCTTGAGGTTGCCGGTGAAGTCTATAGCTAGGTGTCGTTGCGTATCAAAgctctgggagaaatcacttcgTCTTCCCTATTTCACGGAGTTGTACTTGACAAGATCTTCTGCTCACCCGAGGCTCTTGTTCGCCTGCGAAATATACAATGAGCTGGTTTTCTTCTCGACACCTCAGACTCAAAATCTTTGTGAGAGCTCGTCTTCTTCAGTTGCCCCAA TTGCCCCAAGTTATCATCATATGAAGTTTCCTTTGTATAGCTGCTATGGTATTATTAGTCCTATCAATGGCCTTGTTTTCACCAGCGGACGACAGATCTTAAAAGGAAGGAAAATTTCCAAGTTAGTGTCGgtgatatgtaaccctagcacCGGGGAATCCTTAACCTTACCAAAACCTCAGACAAGGAAGAAGATTTCGATAAGAAGCTATTTTGGGTATGATCCAATCGAGAAACAATTCAAGGTATTGTCGATGACCCGGTCAGGTGATGGGAGCTATAAGGAGCATCAAGTTCTGACATTAGGAACTGAGAACCCGACATGGAGAATGATTGACTGTGGCATTACCCATAGGCTTTCTAGCTTTGATGATGTTATATGCATCAATGGTCTTATGTATTTTCTAGATTCCGACCACatgatagtttgctttgatgttaggtcagAGAAGTTCAGCTTTATTAAAACATCTTTCGATAGGTCTTCTAGAACAGTTATGATTAACTACAACGGTAAACTGGCTTCACTTATGTCGGAGGGGTGTATTTATAATAGTGGAAGAGGTCGTAggtttgataattatattactgGAACAAGTACAAGTCTTGAGATGTGGGTTCTAGAAGATGCCGGAAAACATGAATGGTCCAAGCATATTTATGAATTACCCCCTCTGTGGAAGAATGTACTTGAAAAGCACACATTTGTTGGAGTGGCTGGTACAAACGAACTTGTGTTGTCGCCGTGCTATGCATCTCACCCTTTCTATGTTTTCTACTACAACTTTGAGACAAAAACTATCAGAAGAGTTGAAATTGAAGGATCGTTTAAGGAGTTGACATCCGACCGTTTTCGTCGCGTTCGCATCTTTCTAGACCATGTAGAGGACGTGAACCTTATGAAACGTTCTGATACTTCATAA